CTCTGTCAGGTAACACCATAGATATTACTCACTTTTTTGCGATCCATTAAGTTGCATAACACCACTGTATTGGGAGATCATGTATGACATTTTGTTAGACACATAAATCTTCCTCTTCTTGGGTGTTAGAAGGCCAAAGGAAAGCCGTTTCACCAGTAAAGGGGGCAAAGTGGGGCATTTGAAGACAAGACGGGGGCATTTGAAGACAAGACGGGGGCATTTAGTTGCCGTTCTGCTCTGGTTGTTTCGTCTTGCCAGTCCCAAGCATGACGTTGGGCGTCTTAATGTTCTGGCGGTCCCACTCGGCTTCCTCATCTTCATCGTAGGGCTCGTCGTCATCCTCGTCCTCCACGTCAGAGTGGTGGGGGGTGGAATGAGCCGAGGCTGAGGGGGATGGAGGCACGGACTGGGGGCGTGGGTAGCGGAAGCTCTCCGCCTGTGGCAGGCCAAACAAAAGAGAACACGTTACACACTTTAACAACACGCTGGCACTGACCTCACATACTTCATAAATGACAAGATTACTTCAAAACAAACTGTAGTGCATAAGAACAGGGCTTAACGTTCTCAGACACAGTGCTGGAATTTAGGCCTGGGCCAGGCTGTTTAAAGCTAGAAAACATATAATTGTACAGTATATAAAGGAAAATACTGATAACTTTCAGATGTAGAAATGTCCCTTACTTTAAGCcctgtaaaaataaatattatttactATACCCTATAAGTTACATCTCAAACAATAACAAAGGATGGAGGGTATATCTGCTTGATAATATGGGAAAAAGAAATataaaacagagaaagaaagtgttTTTGTCTAcatttgggctttttgcctttattcaaaTAGGAGTGACAGAAAgcgagtgggagggagagatgtgGTGGGATCAGGAAATAACTGGGTGGGTCAGATTCAAACCCAGGTCCCGGTGAATAGTTGGACACAAATGTGGTATGGACACTGCAGCCATTTGCACCACAGCTTCCCTGAAAAAGGAAGTGGCCTGCAACAGATGTTAATTTTTTCTTATGTTTCAGAATTTGTTACAATATTACAAGGATACTCATACTCTTGCGCAAAGAGCCCACTGTGCAGTGGAAACCTTGTGTGCCAGGCTCATATAAACCTGTCTGCTCAAAGTGAaattgtgcgtgcatgcgtgtgtgcgtgcgtgcgtgtgtgcgttcctgtgtctctgtgtgcatctCCTCACCTGCAGATCTCTGAAAGACCTGCACAACAGGGATGTCGGCATGTTCGAACCAAGCTCAGAAGTAGTACTGCGAATCATCGCTTGCCATTCAGCCAAATGTTATTCTGTCAATTAACCTCGCCGAAAATGGGTCAGACCTGACAGGAAGCCTCCCTGTGCAGTCACAGGAATAACACAGAGCTCTGGTTCACACCTTCTCCTCACCTAAATACACTTTAAAGACCAGTGGTTGAACtactatgcacacatacagtacaagcacacacacacatcctaacaTGGAACTACAGTTAACAGTACAGTTAATGACAGTATAGTAGAATGACCataattatatattattataataataataaaattgaAAATGATAGACAATACTCTCCTATAAATACACATGTAccaatatatatttaatatgtaTATACATATTGCTATACATGTGTATTTATAGGAGAGTTTTGTCTATCATCAGCCTGCAAGTAAGATCaagtacagtatacagtattgtTGTTTGTATTTTGATTCGCCTTCAGGTTATGTTTTCATCTCTGCCTGTTTGTTGCATGGTTGGTTGGTTATCAGGATTATGCAAAACTACTAGCCTGATGTTCATGATTTTTGGAGCAGATCACATTATAATGGGTTAGTTCTTGGCTCACCGAAGAATTCCGCAAACAAACCAACCAACCGTGCAACAAGGTGAAAACACCCTCCCTAGCCAAGGATCTGTTACAGATCTGAGGCGATTAGCAGAGGTGTGCACTCTGATGAGTGCTATTCTAGTTTGTGAATGTGATTATAGAACTACTGTGTAAtgaagtttctctctctctctctctctctctcgctctctctgtaaTGTCAGCAGTATATTTATAGAAACTGAATGCCTACGGTTTGCTGTGTGAGCCAAACTGAACGCAACAGACCATGTTATGAATGCACATTTCTCAGACCCTGGGCAGGCTCCAGATCCTGAAAACGTTTGGACTGCTCACCTGAAGCGGAGCCAAGGTGTCCATCTCATATTTATCAGGGAACGCTCTGCTGAGGGCTAACTTTCTGGCTCGCATGTAGAACTGGATAAAAACAATAAGAAGGTGATAGGTATGTAATCAGCAGGATGCACCAATTAGCCAACTCTGGAAAGAGCAATATATGACAGCAtacagtataataataataataataataataataatgcaattTTCAAGCATACAGCACATAGTATGCTGATAATAACTGataataatactaatattacagtttttatccgtcagaaatgcaccaaagcgattgagaaaaactgtaataattcATCATCAACACCTATTATCAGAATATTTTGCTATACAAGTTAGATACTGTTTCACATACTGTTTCATAGGCCATAGTCGGTGTAAAGATGTGGCAGGTAAAAAGAGTGTGAAGATAatgatgtgaatgtgtgtgtgtgtgtgtgtgtgtgtgcgtgcgtgtgtgtgtgtgtgtgtgtgtgcgtgcgtgtgtgtgtgtgtgtgtgtgtgcgtgtgtgtgtgcgtgcatgcatgtgcgtgtgtgtgtgtgtgtgtgtatgtacgtgtgtgtgcatacatgcatgtgtgtgtgactgcctgAATGTGTCTACAGTGGGTCCAGagtcctcactcactcacccgtCCCAGGTACCTCCAGTCCAGCAGGTCCGACAGCCGCTCGGTGCGGTTGCGCTGGATGATGCGCTGCCGCCGCGACTGCTGGCAGAACCCGAACATGAACTGGGTCAGCTGGTTACATGACTCGTCGGCCGAGCGGAAGCGCCGGTCCACAATGTAGATGCCTGCcacagagggggaggaggatttGCAAGGATACAGAGGACAGTAGATGATGGTAAGAGTAACAAATAAGCATCACAAAAAGAATAAAACTATACACGTTGAAAATGAACGATGCAAAACATAaattaaaggcgctctaagcgatgttatgcgatttctaagctaaaacattttttgtcacatacagctaacatcacctcaccatccactagctgtatgtgccctgaatacactgtaaaaaaaaacgtgttttctatagacagcccaggctccaaaaactgcaacaaaaacaatctggtccagcctggaccataaaaacataacaaactgttccagccaatcaccgacaagatgcgtgtttaggagagtttcaattgcacggaagggagggggatggagaaaagagctagctctctgttttgtttgaacgtcaacagaagtgacgttacccaacatcgctttaTGATATACACTAGTTGAAAAACAATAGCTTTTCAAATCTTGCATTTTGACAgcgtcttttgttttgtttttttgttcttaAAAAGCACAAATAGCACACAAGGGTTCGAGGTCTGATCATTGTGCCTTTGTGTGAACTATGTGTGTAATATTTTctaaaaaatatgaaattgAAAACAGAGTCCAGGGCCAATAATTCGCTTTTGGTTTTGCTGATTTTGTGGGGGATTGGGTGAGAAGATTCAGAAATTGTGTGGCATGTAGATTCACTTTGCAGTTTTTTATAACGATTAAAAAACTGTAAAGTGAATGAGGTGCGGGGGACATTAGAGCGGCTGTATTGGGGGTTCTTCACCATAAGCTGCTGGGTCGGAGATGTGCTCCTCCATGAAGCAGCCGAAACCCGACAGGTTGGTAGTGACACTGGGGATTCCCATCACTGTGCACTCCGCTGCAGAAAACATGGGGTATGGGGTAAGTGACAAGTaggtaagtaagtgtgtgtgtgtgtgtgtgtgtgtgtgtgtgtgtgtgtatgtgtgtgtgtgttaaagtgatagagagagagagaaagagagagagagagagagagagagagagatttcctaTGTTATGTTTTGTGCCTGGTGTGTAGCCCCAAGGTTCATAGTAGGAGGGGAAGACCCCGAGGTGGCACCCCCGCACAAACTCCTCATAGTCCATCGGCAGCAGAGGACTCGTGGAGGACAGGAACTCAGGATGGAACACGatctgaggagaagagggatggagggaggtagacacagacagacagacagacagatagatagatagagagagagagataaacaaatgataaataaataaataataaacaaggAAGATGTGATTCATTCATTCGGCCCATAACAGGTTATTAATAGGTAGTGAATGCTCAGCATACCTTCACACGGTCGTTGCGGCTGTTGAAAAGATTGATGCGACGCACATTGTTTAGAATGGGGTCTTTAGCATCATCcagcatgttgtgtgttgtcaCTGGAGGAAGAGAGtatctctgttgtgtgtgtgtgtgtgtgtgtgtgtgtgtgtgtgtgtgtgtgtgtgtgtgtgtgtgtgtgtgtgtgtgtgtgtgtgtgtgtgagagagagagagagagagagaaaacatgtgGACAAGGATTTTAAAAAATGGCGAAAAAAATCCATATATTTGCTGATCCATGAATGAAAGGTCTCTCAGTCAGATCCATGGATATGAATGCAAGGAAAGGACATAAGTGACAGAGCAATAAAAACTCATTCAGATGACCATCCTCTTCTGAGAATCTGCCCTTTGTGCTTTAGCAAGACCTCGGCCCTACTCATGAGGTGCAGATGAACATCATTTAAATTACTTGTAATAAATAATTCACAACAAATGATAATAAAAAACATTAATAATACTTATTCTCAAGACTCTCCCTTTGTCATACTCATAAGTTATATAATTAGGCAGAGGGACTATTTCCCTTGAGTTTTTCTTATCCTTCATGACAAAAACAAAGCAAGATGATTGATGTTTTGGGTTTAAGAAAAGAATCCCCTACAACCTTTTCCAATGTTTCATCCAGCAATGGGGATTCACTGCTACGCACCCAAACAATTTACTGACAATTACTTTTTGGTGCAAAAATATTGATAATAAAGTGTGGGTTGAGTAGATTTTCATTTATTGCCTTGTGGGGGGACATATATCACAGTAACACATTCAATCGATTGACTGCTGTCACAAGGTGGATTAAATAATGTCACACGTCGCTAAATTGCAGCAGCCTGATTTATTTCTAGACAGAGCTTCAGGGAATTCCCTCATCGTTTGGTGATATTTATTGTCATGGTGACTTGTAACTCATGGCAACCTGGCTGTGACCTCACACTCCCCTCATTCACAAAAACTAAATCCAGccattcataaaaaaaaacagacctgTCAGTGAATGAATGGCAACATATACTCATAGGTCATCTCCTCCCCCCGTATTTAAAACCGGAATCCTTCAGGCCCTCTAacacctcacacatacacacatacacccaccccccccccccccccccccccctgcccccaacacacacacacacagtttgtcaCGCAGAACAATGGTTTGTATTTcatttgaattgtttttttcgcctacaaatcaatgtttcagaccaggaagagagtggtatttagagGTTTGGAGCAAAATGAttgtatactatgtgtggagataattcactcaccatcgttatctcatttttgacggaGGTGgtgtttagaggcttttgcatctgaactcttcatttcTGCTTATTAGCACAACTTGTTTGCTGTTAACCTCTCAGACAAACATGTAAactatactgtatgtaagtgGGAGAGTCTGTCCCTTACAGTTACATAGTCTTTAGTATCCATATTGGTTGATTTAGATGTTGTATATCTTCAGGTTTTATACTTTATCTGAATGTACACTATCAAAAAGGATTAGGGAATCCAATGCAATCCTGTGAAGCAGTGTGTAGTTTATGTGAAAAATTAGTGTTGTGTAGTATGTAATAaacttttaaacattttacAAGTTTATGTGAATGTTTTTGTGCTTCAACATGTGATTTGGTCCAGTACAAGTTTATTTGCACAAGGGCTACACTGCACGTTCACATTCTATAGGTTCTGTGTTCAGCATGAGGCAGGAGTTACCTGGGTGGCATAGATGGCTCTCTTCATGATGGAGAAGTCGTCTCTCTCCAGGATATTGTTCATGTCAGGGATCTCTCCCCTGGCAGGGAGGTGAAGGAGAGGTAatcagaggaagtgtgtgtgtgtgcgcgtgtgtgtgtgtgtgtgtgtgtgtgtgtgtgtgtgtgtgtgtgcgcgtgcgtgtgagtgtgtgcacatgtgtgttttggGAGGAGGGTGGGGTGATCACCTCTCACCTTCCGGGGTGTGAGGAAGCCTCTCATTCACACCCCCATGAGGATCCctgccactacacacacacacacacacacacacacacacacacacacacacacacacacacacacacacacacacacacacacacagacatacacacacacacacgcatgcatacacactcacactctaatTCTTCCATCACACGCTGTCATTCAAAGCCAACACCCTTGTTAGCACTCACCAGAAAATTCCACTAATTTTCTAGATGTAAAATTTGTCTtagttggtggtgtgtgtgtgtgtgtgtgtgtgtgtgtgtgtgtgtgtgtgtgtgtgtgtgtgtgtatgtgtgtgtgtgtgtgtgtgtgtgtgtgtgtgtgtgtgtgtgtgtgtgtgtgtttgtttagctTACTTCAGCAATGCCTCATACAGACGCTTGCCAAACTTCTCTTTCACTGACTGAGCAGTGTCcctaggagagagagaaaaatcgaAAAGAGAAAATgattaaagacaaaaagaaagggagaggaagtgaggtaatGACAGTGGGGGTGGAtatgaaagaatgtgtgtgtgtgtgtgtgtgtgtgtgtgtgtgtgtgtgtgtgtgtgtgtgtgtgtgtgtgtgtgtaatcctaTTGAAGAACATCAACCCCGCTGCAGGCCTCTGGGCTGTGTAAGGAAGTGTCCCAAGCAGCCatcatgtgtctgtctgtgtgtgtgtgtgtgtgtgtgtgtgtgtgtgtgtgtgtgtgtgtgtgtgtgtgtgtgtgtgtgtgtgtgcgcgcgcgcatgtgttcgtgcgcgtgtgtgtgtgtgtgtgtgtgtgtgtgtgtgtgtgtgtgtgtgtgtgtgcgtgtttcacACCCGTGTGACGCACCAGAGCTGCTTACGCACAGCTTGTCCCTTTAGTGTCTCCACGTTGAAGTTGTTGGTCTTGGCAGGCATGATGAAGAAGACTACCACTGTCACATCGTTCTTATGAATCTACCAGGGTAAAGCAGAGGACACCGGGTCACTAAAGGCACCACTGCTGATTCAGGGTCAGTGTTAGTCACAGTAAGCACCAATGATGATACTTAGTTTTATTTTAAGGTTTATTCTGATTGACCATGGCAGCTGAAAAAGTCATTTAGAAtatacagagaaagaaagaaagaaagaaagaatgaatgaaagaaagacagtCAGATAGATATACAAATTCTAGAAGTACTATACCTTCAGTAAATAGTTAAGCCTGGACAGTGATTCCAGGAAGATGTCCGCCCCTTTGTTAGAGAATTCATATCGGCCAGCGATGAAGAAATATAGTGTTTTCTCCAGGTTGAAGTCAAGATGTCTAGTTAGATGACAAGGTGGGTCCAAATCAATAGTGATTTGATAAACAAAAAACGACCAACAAATGGTAAATTGGTAAATAAAGGCTACCAATATCAAACAGAGACTAAGAGCACTAAGACAGCCTAAGGGCTACACTATGAAGCAAGATTACTAGTTACAAACTTTGGGTGTAACTGCTGATCTTCAAAAGAACACATTACTGCATGCATTGCTTCTGAAGTGACATTGTTTTGAGATCAGTAGTAACTCCCAACCTGGGTAACCTTGCCTCATAGTTTACTCCTCAGACAAGTGGGACACAACTAAACAAATCTTTACAGACCCATAGAAATGTCCTCGGACAAACTCCTGGATGCGAGATTTGTTTGTGGAGTGCAGGTTCTGGAACTCATGCATGGCCGAAAACTTCTTCACATTCAACCCGTTGGGTGTCACAACATCTGTGGGAACAAACAGTACCGGTAACTTTTGAAACCACCAATAATTTCTCTTACTGCAACACATACCTGTAACAGTAACTGTATCTATAACAGTGATACGTATACAGTAAATTGCAGACAACTATCCTACTTACCTATCTTGGACTTGGTATTTAATGATTATGTATTCTGTTGGGTGAGTTAAGTTATGCAAAGGCCATTTCTATTTTATTCTATTATAATTAGTATCAGTGAGTCTTGGAAGTAGAAGTAAGTATCCTATCTATGGTTCCAAGGTGCTTCCTGGTCCTAGTGTCTATGGTTGATAGTATGCTAGTAGTTATCATCACTGAAACATCATACAGGTGCTGTGTGCTGATTGGCCCACCTGGGTTCCTGTGCAGCATGTGATTGGCCTCCACGGCCGTGATCTGCGATACAGTGGTGAACGTGTGAGCGCAGTGGACAGATGCCCGCTCCAGACAGTAGCGGTGGTAGATCTGCCTCTCCCCGGCTTCCTTGTCAGCATTGAActgagagggacacacacacacacacacacacacacacacacacacacacacacacacacacacacacacacacacacacacacacacacacagggaatggCCTATTAAAGACTAGCTTACCATTTCACAACCTAATGAATTCCTGACTCAGTATACTGTAGATATAGTCCTTGGATGCCCAAAAAGATTACAGTACGATGCACATATTGCAGTTACAGCGATGCAAATGACAATGAACACATGatgaacaaatgaatgaatgaatgaatgaatgaatgaatgaatgtatgaatgaatgaatgaacgaattaatcaatgaatcaatgaatcaatgaatgaatgacgaCAACTTTCATCTGAAACTACTTGTCTTTGATATCCTCATTCTCTTTGTTCTCATCGCCCTCCTCCAACAACAACGGTGTCTTTGAAATGTCTACCTTCTATTGATACAAAGCATATTGGCATACTAATAATATTAGTCAATCAATAATATGCAATATCTATTGATTCTGAGCTTTTAATGGATTTGTTAATAATTTTGTGGCTCTCTGTTTCCACCATAATTGAAATTTGTGTGCCCTTTGAGTTCAGATGGTGATGCATTGAGTTTATTGCATATTGATTGCATGTGTTTACTCAATGAGCATAGTCTTTACATATTGAAAAGTGTGTAGGCCACAGTGACGAGTAGTAAAAGTGTATGTTTTGAGAACTGACGCGAAGCTATGTTTTCTTGCTAAGAGAATTGAATAGACTGTGAACATTCATAGATAAACATTCCTCCTACTACTGCTTGACCTTTCCTGCTTGACCTTTTTGGCTACTTccactttttcatttgtttatggCCAACACACACGGCAAGCGATGCGATGGCAATTTATGGCAGGCGACCAGCAGAATTGAATAgaatctattgaagtgagtGGGTGGAACGGCCGTCATTGTTGCATCGCTCTAATTGGCCTCTTTCTATTTTTCAAAGCAATTTTGATATGTCATAATAGACACATCTGTCTGGTCAGTATCTCCACTGAatctataagtataagtataagtataagtatatatactcttttgatcccgtgagggaaatttggtctctgcatttatcccaatccgtgaattagtaaaacacatacagcacacagtgaggtgaagcacacactaatcccagcgcagtgagctgcttgcattacattacattacattacattacattacatttggctgacgcttttttaaccaaagcgactaacaacatggtaaacagtaagttttagaacaattctcacaattttaggacagtttaaaaaacattagagtacagtaagaataagtgcgtcggtgagtgctgtttttaacagttacttgtcagtttaaaacggctggtgagtgctaggatcagtaagacttgttgtaagtgttgctatgagagtagatgttctctaaagagctgggtcttcaggagttttttgaaagtggagaaggatgtccctgcccttgtaggaactggcagtgtgttccaccaacgaggaacaacagatgagacaCATCTTGCATCACATCTTGCATCAACAGCagtgcagtgaggggttaggtgccttgctcaagggcacttcagccgtgcctactagtcggggttggaaccagcaaccctccggttacaggtccgaagtgctaaccagtaggccacggctacctAATCTATGGGTGCCAAAATCCAACAGGGAGTAGCGTGTGTAATAAAGCGATTAGATGCTCTGAACAGAATTCCCTCGTCGCGTTCGACTGTCACGTCGCTTGCCGTATGTGTTGACCTTCATAGTCACTATATAGTAGCTAGTTAGTAATCGTTACTAATAACACAACTTCACATGGTCCAGCCAAGTCAACTGGCAAGAACTGAACGGCCTGAAGTCACCTTGCCACAAAATGATCACCTCCATCCTAAGACAGGATATCCTGCAGGAAAACTACTGAGCTAGAACAGAAGATTTCTAATTTGGAATAAAGACCCCTGCCCTTCTATCTAAAATGGATAAACTAGTGAAAATTAGTATTGGAATGAACTGATTTTAGAGTATCTGGGCTTAGCCGACCTGAGCACAATTGAAAtagatttgaattgaattgtattgagctgactgaattgaattgaatcgaATTGACTGCTAAAGCTCAAGCATCCAGAGGTGTGTCAGGTGTTTATGAGGTACGCAAGGAGAACACAGAACCCTGGAGACAAGCTAGCTGCCCATCAAGTGAGGTCATCTGTTAATAAGCACTCCAACATTGTAGGCCAGAATGACCTTTACCAACAAGGTAATGGCCACCAATTattcacacactcctactccacaaaaacagactgataaacacacacacacacactcactcactcacacacacacacacacacacacattcagagagagagagagagatactttgTTTCATGATACATTCAGTACATTAGAGTTCATTCAGTTCATGTGAGAAAAGGCAGGTTTAGAGCCTCCATGCTCAATTGACATCCAAAATCATGGCTTTCTGTGCGCAATGAAGTTTATCATGATGTtttacattttcagttgaacAAAAACAGCTGTCggaatatgtaagggataactaTCCCGCTTATCCCTTGGCTGCCACCATAAGCAATAGCCATGCCTTTATAGCATGAAAAGGAAAcaagcggttccgtttaaaaacaAGCCAACTTGTACTACTTTCTCTTGTCCTAACAGTGACAACGGTGgatagttagcttgtttacagtcgATTCCATTGTTGTGAAGCCAGCTTCCTAGTTCAACCGTCatttactatggttgttatagttatcaTTCAAAAGaccattgatatggaacggtgattacaccagagagggttaaagcagagctagtaatcaaggatctttgattacacttttttttaccagatcaaCTTAGGTGTCCCAATATACAGAATTAgcagccaccccaccagccaatcagagaagAGTATTTTTATGTCTCTAAGGGGATAATTGTGGTTATTTGGGTGCATGTCAGAGAGTACAGGTATGTCTAGGAATACATAATAATGTGtacatgaaagtgtgtgtgtgtgtgtgtgtgttgggggtaagagagagagagagagagagagagagagagatggagagagagagttcttaCTTTATCCAGGTTGTTGTAGAAGTCCACGTTCCCGGCACACAGGTAGCGTCCCAGCAGGGTGGCATGTGTTGTGAACACTGTTGCTATGGGGACCTTGCGTGAGCGCAGGAGCACAAGACCGACCCCGGCCTGCCACTCATGGAAATGAGCGATGACGTTCTGCTCCTCTCCAATCTCATCCGTTAACtgggaaacaacacaaacatattTAGTCAGTACTGTAAACAGACATAGAAATTACTGATAAACAGTTGTACAAAAATATGAATTACTTAGTTTTGTCAAATGGTAATGAAtttggtaaaacaaaacaaccctGTTACCAATACTTGACTAGTTAACTATAAAACACAAGGAAGCACAGTTGTCTCAGGTGAGAACAGGGCCGCACTGGTTGACCATCTGGGCCCATCCATGATTTAAATAGGAGAGAAGCTAGGTCCAGCCCAGCCAGAGCCAATACACAGTGCCAGGTATCCTTTGTAGGCTACAGTCAGAAATGAGAGGGTGTACATTTCCTGCCATAATCTAGACTATGCTAATGCATACCATGATatactatgctatgctatgcataCCATACCATGACATACTATCCATGCTATGCTAACACTCTTCATGTTTATATGAGGTCTACATGAGGTAGACTG
This portion of the Alosa sapidissima isolate fAloSap1 chromosome 22, fAloSap1.pri, whole genome shotgun sequence genome encodes:
- the gys2 gene encoding glycogen [starch] synthase, liver codes for the protein MRRMSRSLSITSLSGLSLQEEDDNIPVENLLLFEIAWEVTNKVGGIYTVIQTKAKITGDEWGDHFFMMGPYFEHNFKTQVEPCDPPTPAIRKAMDALTNSGCPVYCGRWLIEGSPFVILFDIGAAAWNLDRWKRDLWDTCSIGIPYHDREASDALIFGSLVAWFFKELTDEIGEEQNVIAHFHEWQAGVGLVLLRSRKVPIATVFTTHATLLGRYLCAGNVDFYNNLDKFNADKEAGERQIYHRYCLERASVHCAHTFTTVSQITAVEANHMLHRNPDVVTPNGLNVKKFSAMHEFQNLHSTNKSRIQEFVRGHFYGHLDFNLEKTLYFFIAGRYEFSNKGADIFLESLSRLNYLLKIHKNDVTVVVFFIMPAKTNNFNVETLKGQAVRKQLWDTAQSVKEKFGKRLYEALLKGEIPDMNNILERDDFSIMKRAIYATQRYSLPPVTTHNMLDDAKDPILNNVRRINLFNSRNDRVKIVFHPEFLSSTSPLLPMDYEEFVRGCHLGVFPSYYEPWGYTPAECTVMGIPSVTTNLSGFGCFMEEHISDPAAYGIYIVDRRFRSADESCNQLTQFMFGFCQQSRRQRIIQRNRTERLSDLLDWRYLGRFYMRARKLALSRAFPDKYEMDTLAPLQAESFRYPRPQSVPPSPSASAHSTPHHSDVEDEDDDEPYDEDEEAEWDRQNIKTPNVMLGTGKTKQPEQNGN